Within the Effusibacillus lacus genome, the region AAAATGGCTTTCAAACTAAACAAAAATGAACGATTGTAGCCACTTCACCCCTTATTCAGACTCAGAATCATGTCTCTAATTCCGAGCTACTATAATATCACCTGATCAAGCAGTAAATCGAACGCTCACTTCTCCCAAATGTGCAAAACGGGCGCTGAAAATGTCTCCCGGCTCAGCGTTGACGGCGGCAGACAGAGCGCCGGACAGAATGACTTCACCCGCCTTCAGCGCAATGCCGAACTCGGACAACTTGTTGGCCAGCCAAGCGACGCATGCCGCCGGGTTGCCCAAAGCTGCCGCTCCAACTCCGGTATTCATGATCTCCCCGTTTTTGCAGAGCACCATGCCTGTCTGGGCAAGGTCAAGCGATTCGACCGCAAGCGGTTTGCCTCCCAGAACAAAGAGTCCGGAGGACGCATTGTCCGCAATCGTGTCCGAGAGTTTGATCTTCCAGTCCTTGATGCGGCTGTCAACGATCTCGAGAGCAGGGAGCACATAATCGGTTGCCAGCAGGACATCGAGCTGGGTTACTCGCGGTCCGGCAAGATCCCTTTTCAGCACAAAAGCGATCTCTCCTTCCACTTTCGGCTGCAGGACTCGGTCAAACGGAATGCTCCCGCCGTTTTCCACAACCATGCTGTCCAGCAAATGACCGTAATCAGGCTGATCTACACCCAGCAGCTTTTGCATCGCCAGAGAAGTGAGGCCTATTTTCTTTCCCACGATGCGGTGGCCGGACTCCACTTTCCGTCCGATTGTCACCAGTTGAACCTGGTAGGCTTCTTCCATGGAGATGTGCGGATCCAGTTCTGTCAAAGGAGCGACGCCGCTTCGGCTCACTTCAGCCTGTGCCAGATGATCCGCCCATCGTCTGATTTTTTCCGTATCCTTGGCGCTCAAATCCGATCCCCCTCTTTTTACAGCTTGATGCAGATGTTGGACAGCTCGGAATAAAACTCAAAGCTGTGCATACCGCCTTCACGTCCGATTCCGCTTTGTTTCATTCCGCCGAACGGAGTCCGCAAATCCCGCAAAAACCAGGTATTTACCCAGATGATGCCCGCTTCGATCTGTGCGGCCACCCGGTGCGCACGGCGCAAATCGTTTGTCCAGATCGAGGCGCTCAACCCGTAATGGGTGTCATTCGCCTGGTCGATCACTTCTTCTTCGGTGTCAAACGGAATCACGGTAACCACCGGCCCGAAAATTTCTTCCTTCACGACACGGCAGCTGCGGTCGAGCCCGACAATGATTGTCGGTTCAAGGAAGAAACCTTTGTCCAGCCCTTCGGGTCTCCGGCCGCCGGTCAAGATCTGCCCGCCCTCCTGCTTCGCCAGTTCAATATAACCGGTTACCCGTTCGTAATGCTCTTCGCTGACCAAAGCTCCTATTTTGGTTTTGGGATCAAAGGGATCACCGACAACCAACTCTTTCGTTCTCGCAACAAACTTGGTGAGAAACTGATCGTACACAGATCGTTCCACATAAATGCGGGAACCGCATAAGCAAACTTCCCCCTGGTTGACGAAACTGGATTTCAAAGTGGTTTCAATCACTTCGTCCAGATTGGAATCGGCAAAAATGATGTTCGGATTCTTGCCGCCCAATTCGTAGGAGAGTCGTTTTAACGTTTTTGCGGCAGCCGCCATGATGATTTTTCCGGTGGTGGTTTCTCCCGTAAAGGAAATCGCGTTGACATCCGGATGTTCCGTTAGCGCGGAACCGGCTGAATTTGGGCCGAAGCCGTGCACGATGTTGACAACCCCATCTGGAACACCCGCGTCGCTGCAGATCTCTCCCAGAACGGTTGCGGTCATCGGTGTCAATTCTGCAGGTTTCAATACTGCAGTATTCCCTGCAGCCAGGCATGGAGCCAGCTTCCAGGTCAACAGCAGCAAAGGCAGATTCCACGGGTTAATCAAGCCTACGACGCCGACAGGCCGACGAATCGCATAGTTGATTGCCACATCATCCATCTGATAAGCTTCAGTTCCCAGAGATCTCAGATAGTCGGCAAAAAAGTGA harbors:
- a CDS encoding 2-keto-4-pentenoate hydratase, yielding MSAKDTEKIRRWADHLAQAEVSRSGVAPLTELDPHISMEEAYQVQLVTIGRKVESGHRIVGKKIGLTSLAMQKLLGVDQPDYGHLLDSMVVENGGSIPFDRVLQPKVEGEIAFVLKRDLAGPRVTQLDVLLATDYVLPALEIVDSRIKDWKIKLSDTIADNASSGLFVLGGKPLAVESLDLAQTGMVLCKNGEIMNTGVGAAALGNPAACVAWLANKLSEFGIALKAGEVILSGALSAAVNAEPGDIFSARFAHLGEVSVRFTA
- a CDS encoding aldehyde dehydrogenase, with product MAIQQAAPTEVKAIDCLHYIDGKYVPSLDGKTFDNVNPATGEKIGIVAEGGKQEVDLAVQAARKALNGPWKKMSANDRIAVIRRIGDIILERKDELAALESLDTGKPFWLSSSIDIPRSAYNFHFFADYLRSLGTEAYQMDDVAINYAIRRPVGVVGLINPWNLPLLLLTWKLAPCLAAGNTAVLKPAELTPMTATVLGEICSDAGVPDGVVNIVHGFGPNSAGSALTEHPDVNAISFTGETTTGKIIMAAAAKTLKRLSYELGGKNPNIIFADSNLDEVIETTLKSSFVNQGEVCLCGSRIYVERSVYDQFLTKFVARTKELVVGDPFDPKTKIGALVSEEHYERVTGYIELAKQEGGQILTGGRRPEGLDKGFFLEPTIIVGLDRSCRVVKEEIFGPVVTVIPFDTEEEVIDQANDTHYGLSASIWTNDLRRAHRVAAQIEAGIIWVNTWFLRDLRTPFGGMKQSGIGREGGMHSFEFYSELSNICIKL